The Lysobacter gummosus sequence TGGGTCGCGTGCTTGAAAAGCGGGTCGTCGGATCAAAGATCGGTACTGCGGCCGTCGTCTCCAATGAAGTCAGCGTGCGCTGATATCGCTGAAGCGACAACCGCCGGTCAGAAATCGATGCAACGGCCGTTCTTTTCCCAGTCGCCGTAGCGGGTCGGTTCGAGGCCCTCGCGACCACCGTGCTCTTTCGGAGCATGCTCCACAGGAGCGTCCTTGGCGGAAGGCGATTGGCCTCCCGTTTCGGAAACGGGAGTTGCCGGGGTCTCGGACTGTTGGTCCGAACGTGCTTCCGGGGTGGTTTCGCCTATCATCACAGCGTTAAATATTAATTCCCGGCCCCCATGCCTGACAACCCGCAAGCCTTGCCCGGACGGGCGTTCGCCCTGTCCGGTCAATATCTCATCGCCCTGGAAGGCCGCGACGCGGCCGCTTTCGCCCAGGCGCAGTTCATGAACGATGTCAAGTCGCTGGCCGACGGCCACTGGCAGTGGAACGGCTGGCTGACGCCAAAAGGCCGGGTAATTGCGCTGTTCGCGCTGCTGCGCCTGTCCGAGCAGAAGGTCTGGCTGTTGCTGCCGGACGCCGACGCGGCGGCGATGGCGCAGTCGCTGAAGCGATTCGTGTTCCGCAGCAAGGTCGCGATCGATTTGCGTGAAGACTGGGTGATCGAAGGCCGCCATTCGGCCCCCGAGCACGCCAACCGCGCGAAAATCGGCGGCGACGAGGCCTCGGGCCTGGAACTGGATTTCAGCGGCGACGGCGGCGCGCGGAGCTTGCGCATCGTTCCGGCCGGCGCGAAGGCGGAGGAAGACGCGGCGGCGCTGGCGCGATGGACGCTGGCCGATCTGCGCCACGGCCTGCCGCGGTTGCCGGCCTCGCAGGCCGAGCAATGGACGCCGCAGCAACTGTCGCTGGAGCGGTTGAGCGCCTTCAGCGTCAAGAAGGGCTGCTATCCGGGCCAGGAGATCGTCGCGCGCACGCACTTCCTCGGCAAAGCCAAGCGCGGGCTGGTGTTGTTCGAAAGTCCGGCCGAGGTCGCCGCCGGCGCGGAAGTGCGCGGCGAAGCGGCGGTGCTGGGCTCGGTCGCCTCCACCGCCGATGCCGAGGCGATGCATCTGGCGCTGGCGGTGTTGCCGCTGGATCGCCCGGAAGGCCCGGCGAGCATCGACGGGCATGCCGTGATCGAACAGACGCTGCTCGCGGGGCTGGAACGCTGAGCCGGGCCGCGGGAAGCGAGCAGGTACACCGCGAACTTACCGCTGCTGCGATCGATGCGAGCCGCGGCCGCTCGGTCGCAGCTCGCGCATAGGCCGCGGCACTACGCCGGCCAAGATCGGCGCCGCGCTACAACCCGCCCTCGCCGTGCGAATTGCGCGCCATCGCGTCGCCGGCCAGATTGCGCTGTTCGCGCCAATGCTCGTGCCAGGCCTGGAACATCAGCACGTTCCACAGGTGCGTGTGCCAGCGTTTTTCGCCGGCGACGAAGCTGCGCCACAGGCCGCCGACCAACTCGGCATCGAAATACCCTTGCGCGCGCAGACGCTGCGGATCGAGCAAGGCCTCGGCCCAGTCGTGCAGATCGCCGCGCAGCCACTGCGAGACCGGCGCGCCGAAGCCGCGCTTGCCGCGATCGACCATCGCATCGGGCAGATAGCGCTTGAGCACGCGCTTGAGCAGATGCTTGCTGCCGCTTTCGCCGCGCTTGTACGACAACGGCAGCGACCAGGCGAACTCGGCGATATTCGTATCCAGCAACGGCGCGCGCGCTTCCAATCCGACCGCCATGCTGGCGCGATCGACCTTGCACAGCAGATCGTCGGGCAGGTAGACACTGTAGTCGGCCAGCATCATCGCGTCGGCCGGCGTGCCCTGCCCGGCCAGCGGATCGGCCAGGTCGTAGAGGGTCGGCGGCAACTTCGCGCCCGGTATCGCGGCTTCGGGAAAACGCCAGCGCACGATGCGGTTGCGATAGACATCGCCGATGCCGCGCGCGCCCATCTCGGCCGCGAACGCGGCGAAACCACCGGCGCGCGAAGCTTCGCCATGGCCTTGCGCGGCCTTGGCCAGCCAGCCGCGCAACGGCAGCGGCACGCGCTGCAGCAGGCGCAGATTGCGCAGCGCGCGCTCGTAGCGCTTGTAGCCGAAGAACAATTCGTCGCCGCCATCGCCGGACAAGGCCACGGTGACCAGGCTGCGCGCGAGTTTGCACACCAGCGCGGTCGGCACCTGCGAGGCGTCGGCGAAGGGCTCGTCGAACATCGCCGGCAAGCGCGGCACCACCGCCAGCGCATCGGCGCCGCTGACGTACAACTCGGTGTGCGCGGTGCCCAGGTGACGCGCGACTTCCAGCGCCAGCGGCGCTTCGTCGTGGTGCGAGCCTTCGAAACCGATGGTGAAACTCTGCACCGGCTTGGCGCTCAACGCCTGCATCAGCGAAGTCACCACCGACGAATCGGTGCCGCCGGACAAGAACACGCCGACCGGCACGTCGGCGACCATGCGCAGGCCGACCGCGTCGCGCAGCAGGTCGTCGAGACGGTCTTCGGCCGCATCGATGTCGCCGTCGAAGGGCTGCGCGATCGCCGCGGCCATGCGTTCGCCGGCCTGCCAATAACGCTGCTGATCGCGCGTGGGATCGTGCGCGGCCGCGCCGGCGGCGACCGTGGCCGCGTCCAGGCGCAACAGTGCGCCCGGCATGATCTTGAAAGTATCGGTATGGATGCAGTGCGGCGAGGGTACGTAGTCGTAACGCAGCAACAGCGCCAGCGCATTGCGATCCACGCCGTTGTCGAATTGCGGATGCCGCCACAGCGCCTTGAGTTCGGAGCCGAACACCAGGGTGTCGCCGGCCCAGCCGTAGTACAGCGGTTTCTTGCCGACGCGGTCGCGCGCCAGCCACAGCTCGCTGCGATCGCGATCCCACAGCGCGATCGCGAACATGCCGTTGCAGCGCGCGATCGCCGCCTCCACGCCCCACTCCACCACCGCCGCCAGCAGCACTTCGGTGTCGGAGTGGCCGCGGAAACCGCGGCCGAGGTTGAGCAGTTGTTCGCGCAGCTCGGCGAAGTTATAGATCTCGCCGTTGTAGGCGATCACGTAGCGGCCGTCGGCGGAGGCCATCGGTTGATGGCCCAGCGGCGACAGATCGAGAATGCTCAGGCGCCGGTGCGCCAGCGCGATGCCGGTCTGCGGATCGGCCCAGACGCCGTCGTCGTCCGGGCCGCGATGACGCAAGGCGTCGCCCATCGATCCGGCGAGCGCGAGCAGATGCTCGTGATCGAGATCGTTGCGCGGACGCAGCAGGCCGGCCAGTCCGCACATCGGCGATCAGCCCTTGGCCAGGGTGTCGGCGGCGCGGACGATGTCGTCCTCGCCGGGAATGACCAGGAACGCCGCGCCGGCCAGGGGCGTGTAGGTGTCCACGCCGACCACGCGCTGCATCGGCACCGCGCCCAGGCCGGCTTCGGCCAGCGCGGTGATCACGCCCTCGCCCACACCGGCGCTGCGCCGGCCTTCATCGACGACGATGACGCGCTTGGCGTTCCTGGCCTGCTCGGCGATGTAGCCATCGTTGAGCGGGACCAGCCAGCGCAGATCGACGACGCGGATCTTCCAGCCAAGGGACTGTTCGATCTGTCGAGCCGCACGCAAGCTCATAGGAACGCCGTTGCCATAGCTGAAGATCACCAGATCCTCGCCTTCTCCGTAGACGCGGCCCTCGCCGAGCGTCATCGCTTCAGTTGGACCGGGATACGAAGTCAGCCACTGGCCGTCGCCGGCTTCGTACAGGTCCTTGGTCATGTACAACGCAATGGGCTCCAGGAATACGGCCACGCGGCCGTCGGTCTTGGCCAGCGCGGTCAGCGTGCGCAGCATGGTCGCCGCATCGTCGCCGCGCGAGGGACAGCCGACCACCAGGCCGGGAATGTCGCGCAGGGCGGTGATCGAATTGTCGTTGTGGAAGTGGCCGCCGAAGCCGCGCTGATAGCCCAGGCCGGCGATGCGCACCACCATCGGGTTGCGGTACTGGTTGTTGCTGAAGAACTGCAGCGAGGCCGCTTCGCCGCGGATCTGGTCGCAGGCGTTGTGGAAATACGCCAGGTACTGGATTTCCGGAATCGGCAGCAGGCCGACGTTGGCGAAGCCCTGGGCCATGCCGAGGATCATCGTCTCGTCCAGCAGCGTGTTGAACACGCGGCGCGCGCCGAAGGCTTTCTGCAGGCCCTTGGTGACGGTGTAGACGCCGCCCTTCTGCGCGACGTCTTCGCCGAACAACAAGGTTTCGGGGTATTTCGCGAAGATGTCGTGCAGGGCGTTGTTGATCTGGATCGCCAGATGCCGCGGCGGCTGGTTTTCCGGCAGCTTGGCCTGGCCGCCGAACACTTCCAGGCGGCGCTCGGCGAAATCCGCGCGCGCGGCTTCCTTCGCCACCGCCGCGGGCGAATACGGCGCCAGCGGCGCGATCACTTCGCGCAGATCGTCGAGCTTGGGCCGACGGTCGGCCTCTTCGGCCGCGGCGAAGCAGCGCTTGCGCGTGGCTTCGTAAAGATCCAGCACATCGGTCTTCGACATCAATCCCGATTCCAGCGCGATCGCCGCCGAGCGCAACAGCGGATCGCTGGCCTCGACCGCGCACAATTCCTCGACCGAGCGCCATTCGATCTCGAAGTCGGTGCCGGCATGGCCCATGATGCGGGTGGTGCGCAGATGCAGGAAGGTCGGACGGCGCGTGCGGCGGCAGTGTTCGACCGCGCGTTGCACGTCGCCGTAACCGCTGGCCAGATCCAGGCCGTCGGCGGCGAAATAATCCAGACCGTCCATGCTGCGGAAACGGTTGCCGATCCAGCCGCCCGGCGTCTTCACCGAGATGCCGATGCCGTTGTCCTCGCACACGAACAACACCGGCGCCGGCAGCTTCTGGTACGCGGTCCAGGCCGCGGCGTTGAACGCGGTCTGGGCGGTGGCGTGATTGGCCGAGGCGTCGCCGAAGGAGCAGATGGCGATGCTGTCGTCGGGAATGGGAAGCACATGGCCGAGGCGACGCGCGGTCTCGATGGCGACGGCAGTGCCCAGCGCCTTCGGTAGGTGCGAGGCGATGGTCGAGGTCTGCGGCAACACCCACAACGGCTTGCTACCCCACACTTTGTGGCGGCCGCCGGAGGCCGGATCGTCCTTGCTCGCGGCGAAGGACAGCGCCGAGTCCATCACCGGGTCCATGCCCGGCAACTTGCGGAAGCGCTCGGCCATGAAGCCGCCGCTGCGGTAATGCAGGAACGCCGGATCGGTGTGGCGGGTCAGGCGCGCGACCATCGCATTGCCTTCGTGGCCGCTGGAACCGATGGTGTAGAAGACTTTGTTCTGCACGCGCAGCACGCGCGCCATCAGGTCCAGGTGGCGGCTGATCAACTGCGATTCGAACAGTTCGCGAAAGCCGCGCGCATCGAGCGCGCTGCCGTCGAGGATGGCTTCGTCCGCCGCCGGGCGCGCATCGCCGCGGCCGTTCCAGCCGTTGACGAATTCGACGAAATTGAGATCGCAGATTTCAGCCCGGTTGAGGCCCTTCATTCGCGCCGGGATGGGGTTGGCCACCGGATTGAAGTTCGGCACGCTGCTGAAGATCGAGGACTGCGGTTGCGCTGACATCGGAAGCTCCGCCGCCCGTCGCCGGGCCGGCATATCGGTGAGGAAAGATCAGAGGGTTTGTGCGATCAGCCGCGCGGCCTGCGGGCCGGGCTCGGGCAGCGCGATGAAACCCGGCGTCGCGCGCACGCGCGCCAGCCAGGCCCGGATCGCGGGATACGGCGACAAGGCGATGCCGCCGTGTTCGGCCACATCGGTGTAAGCGTGCAAGGCGATATCGGCGATGCCGTAGCGATCGCCGGTGAACCACTGGTGGGTTTGCAGATGCCGCTCCATCACCGCCAGCGCCTGATGGCCGCGCTCGCGCAGCTTCGGCAGTTCGGCCCGGCGCGGCGAATCCAGCGGCGTCCAGCCGGCGATGAAGCGGGCCACGGCGATGCAGGGCTCGTGGCTGTACTGCTCGAAATTCATCCAACTCAGCGCTTGCGCGCGTTGCCACAGATCGGCCGGCAGAAAGTCGCTGCCGTCGGCGAGGTAGTAGAGAATGGCGTTGGATTCGCTGAGCGTGCGGCCGTCGCTGAATTCCACTACCGGCACTTTGCCGTTGGGATTGAGGGCGAGGAATTCCGGCGTGCGGGTCTGGCCCTGGCTGCTGTCGACTTCGACCCAGTCGTAGCGCTCGCCCAGTTGCTCCAGCAGCAGTCGCAGCTTGTGGCAATTGCCCGAAGGCGAAAAGCCGTGGACGGTGATCATGCTCAGGCTCCGCTCTTGCGCCGCGCGCGCCATTCGTCCGCGGACTGTCCCCAGACTTCGACCTGTTTTTCGTGGTAGGGCTCGGGCAGCCGCCCATAACGCAGGAAGCGCGAACCCAGCTTGCCCGCGACGCCCTTGGAGGCGACGTTTTCCGGGTCGATGGTGTGGATGATCTGCGTCCAGCCCAGTTGTTCGACCGCCCAGTCGATGGCCGCGGCCGAGCCTTCGCTGGCGTAGCCCTTGCCGTTGGCGTCGGCGACGATGCCCCAGCCCACTTCGGTGCCCGGCCAGCCTTCCGGGTACCAGGGACCGAGCCGGCCGAGCCAGCGGCCGCTGCTTTTTTCGATCACCGAGAAGAAGGCGAAACCCTGCACGGCCCAGGAGCCGACCACCGACATCATCGCGCGCCAGGCCAGCGGCCGCGGCTGCGCGCCGCCGACGTAGCGCACGTGATCGCCGTCGGCCATGAACGCGGCCCAGGCGTCGAAGTCTTCCAGGCGCGGCGGACGCAGGATCAGGCGCGGGGTTTCCAGCTGGATATCGGGAATCGTCATCACGGTCGCGTACTCCTGGTGCGCATCGTCAAGCCCCTGTCCACCGATTGAGCCCCTCTCCCGCTTGCGGGAGAGTGGTTGGGGTGAGGGCGCGCGAGGTCGCGTGTGTTGCCGCGGGCGATTGTTTGCCGCGTGCCCTCATCCGGCCCCTGCGGGCCACCTTCTCCCGCAAGCGGGAGAAGGAACATCGTGCTGCCTTGCGGCAGCAAAACTTAGAAGGCGTTGATGCCCGTCAACTCGCGACCGACCACCAGCTGGTGAATCGTCTCGGTGCCTTCGTACGTGATCACCGACTCCAGGTTCAGCGCATGACGGATCGCCGAATGCTCGGTGGTGATGCCGGCGCCGCCGAGCAGATCGCGGCATTCGCGCGCGATGTCGATGGCCATGCGGCAGTTGTTCCACTTCGCCAGGCTCACCTGGGTCGGCTGCATGTTGCCGGCGTCCTTCAGACGGCCGAGCTGCACGACCAGCAGCTGCGCCAGGGTGATGCGGCGCGCCATCTCGGCCATCTTGATCTGCGCCGACTGGGTCGCCGCGACCGGACGATCGAACAGGATGCGTTCCTTGGTGTAGTTCAGCGCTTCGTCGAGGCAGGCGATGGCCGCGCCGATCGGGCCCCAGGTGATGCCGTAGCGGGCCTGGGTCAGGCAGCCCAGCGGGCCCTTGAGGCCTTTCACGTTCGGCAGGCGATTGGCTTCGGGCACGCGCACGTTGTCGAAGAACAGCGAGGAGGTCACCGACGCGCGCAGGCTCATCTTGTGCTTGATTTCCTGCGCGGCGAAACCGGGCATGCCCTTCTCGACCACAAAGCCCTGGATGCCGTCCTCGGTCTGCGCCCAGACGATGGCGATGTCGGCCAGGTTGCCGTTGGTGATCCACATCTTGGAGCCGTTGAGGATCCAGTCTGCGCCGTCCTTCTTGGCGTTGGTCTTCATGTTGGCCGGATCGGAGCCGCCGTGCGGCTCGGTCAGGCCGAAGCAGCCGATAATCTGGCCCTTCGCCATGCCCGGCAGCCAGCGCTCGCGCTGCTCTTCGGTGCCGTAGGCGTAGATCGGGTACATGCACAGCGAGGACTGCACGCTGACGAAGCTGCGGATGCCGCTGTCGCCGCGTTCCAGTTCCTGGCAGATCAGGCCGTAGCTGACCGCATTGAGGCCGGCGCAACCGTATTTTTCCGGGAGCGAGGAGCCCAGCAGGCCCAGTTCGGCGATTTCCGGCACCAGTTCCTTCGGGAACCGGCCTTGGTCGAAGGCATCGCCGATGATCGGGATCACGCGCTCGTCGGTGAAGCGGGCGACGGTGTCCTGGACGGCGCGCTCCTCTTCGCTGAGCAGGGAACGCACGTCGTACAGATCGTAGGGATGCAGGGCCATCGGGCTCAATAATCCTTGGCAGAAAGACCGCCATTGTAATGGGCCCACCGGGCCGGAGTAAGGCCGAACAGGCTCGCTGCGCACGCACGGGCCGGTATGCGGTGGATTCTTGCGAAAGCGGCGGCCGTGCCGGGACAGGTTCGCGCCCCGCCCCGCCCGGGCCCGGTCAGCCGATGGCGGCGGCGCCCGGCTGGCGCGAAACCGGGCCGGGCCGGCGGCGCGCAAAAACAAACGGGGCCGGATCGACCGGCCCCGTTCGAGGGTACTGACTTGAGCGCCGAAGGCGCCTGGGTGGATCAGCCGCGATCGGGCGCCGCCACCGAAGCGGTCTGGGTCACGACCTGGCCGTTGATGACCGGCAGGCGCTGGGTCGGACGCTCATCCATGCGGATGGTCTGCTCCTGGCCCTGGTAGCGGTAGGTCACGTCGTAGCCGACCACCTTGTTCTCGTTGCCCAGGGCGATGCGGCTGCCGGGCTTGCTTTCGGTGCGCATGGTGCCGGTGGTGCCGTCCGGGTTACGGAAGGTCACGTTATAGGCGACCACTCGCGAGGACTGCGAGGTGTCCGAGGTGGTGTGGCACTGGCGCTCGGTGCGGTTCACGACACGGCCGCCGACATGGTTGCGGTCGACCCGGTTGCCGATGAAGCCGCCGGCCACGGCGCCGGCCGCGGTCGCGGCCTTGCGGCCATTGCCGCCGCCGACCTGATTGCCGAGCAAGCCGCCGATGACCGCGCCGGCCACGGTGCCGCCGACGTTGCCGTCGCGCTCGGGCAGGCGTTCCTGCACGACCACGTCCTGGCAGACTTCGCGCGGGGTGGACACGGTGCTGGTCTCGCGCACCGGATCGGTGCCGATCACGGTGGCGTAGAGCTTTTCTTTCTGGTTGATCGGCTTGACGTTGACCACGTCGGCGTATTCGACCTGCGGGGCGGTGTTGATCGCGCCGCTGGCGGCCAGATCGCCGGCCGGGGTCGCGCCGTTGATCGCCGGCAGTTGCTCGCCCGGCGCCGGAGTCAGCGCCGCGGCCTGGGTGGCGGGAGTGCCGCGGAAGCTCTGGAAGGCCGCAACCGCTACGCCGCCGACCAACAGCGACGCGATCGCGACCGCAATAATGTTCTTGTTCATGTGGAGCCTCCTGCAGCGGGGGAACCGCGGTGGTATGAGAGTCTGGAATGCGGATCGAGCGCTTCGTCGAAGACTGGCTTGAGCCCGGCTTTTCGGAAGCCTCTCCCCGAGGCATGTCCAAACCGTGTGTGGACGCCGCCATTCCACCACTTGAAAGCTGAACCAGCACCTATTGATTTTCGCTAATCTGTCCCCTGTCTGAACCGTCACGCGAGCGCGTGCTAGCGTGTTTGCAACCTGCGTCACACCTGGATCGAACATGGCCAATCCGTTGCTGGCTCCCCTGATGGGTTTTCTCGGACGCCTGAGCTATCCGCGTCTGTTCGTGGTCACCGCGACCCTGTTCGCCTTCGACCTGGTGATTCCGGACTTCGTGCCGTTCGCCGACGAGATCCTGCTCGGCCTGGGCACCTTGCTGCTGGCCAACTGGAAGAACCGCAAAGCGCCGCAACCGCCTGGCATCCAGCCGCCCTCGTCCTGAGCCCATGCGCGGGTTGATCGACAGCCACTGCCATCTCGACGCGGCCGAATTCGACCCCGACCGTGCCCAGGTGGTCGAACGCGCGCGCGCGGCCGGCGTCGCCGCGCAGGTGGTTCCGGCGATCGACGCCGCCGGCTGGCCGAAGCTGCGCGAGGTCTGCACCGGCGAGGGTCTGCATCCGGCCTACGGCCTGCATCCGATGTACCTGGACTCGCACCGCCCCGAGCATCTGCCGGAACTGCGCGAATGGATCGAGCGCGAACGTCCCTGCGCGGTCGGCGAATGCGGGCTGGATTATTTTGTCGAAGGGCTGGACCGCGAACTGCAGTCGTTCTACTTCGAAGGCCAGCTGGAACTGGCGCGCGAATTCGACCTGCCGGTGATCGTGCATGCGCGCCACGCGGTCGACGCGACCCTCGCCGCGATCCGCCGCATCGGCGGCCTGCGCGGCGTGGTGCACAGCTATTCGGGCAGCGAGGAGCAGGCGCGGCAGTTGTGGAAGCTCGGGTTTTCGATCGGGCTCGGCGGGCCGGTGACTTACGATCGCGCCCAGCGGTTGCGCCGCATCGTCGCGGCGATGCCGATCGAATTCCTGCTGCTGGAAACCGATGCGCCGGATCAGCCGGACGCGCAGATTCGCGGGCAGCGCAACGAGCCGGCCCGGCTGTCTTGGGTGTGCGAAGTCGTTGCGGAGCTGCGCGGCGTGGCGGCGCAGGACATCGCGGCCGCCACGTCCGACAATGCCCGGCGGTTGTTCGGGCTGGCTTGAACGGCGGGTGGGTTCCGGTTCGGTGATCGGAAAGCGTCGGGGCTGAAGCCCCTCCCACAAAAGCGGATGTGGCGTCGGAATCTCTTGTGGAAGGGGCTTCAGCCCCGATGCTTTTCGCTCAGCCGCGACGAACTCAAGCCGCCTGCACCTTCGGTTTGAGCAGAATCTCCAGCGCCCGTCCCACCGCCGCGAACGCGAACACGCCGGTGATGTGCGTCGCCGCACCCAGCCCCGCGCCGCAATCGAGCTTCAGCGCCGCATCGCCGGCGACCTTCGGCCGCAAGCCGCAGACCGTGCCGTCGGGCTGCGGATACTTCACGTTCTCAAGCGAATAAATCGCCGACACGCCGAAGTAACGATCCGGATTCTTCGGAAAATTGAATTCGCCGCGCAGCTTCTTGCGAATCAGCGCGAGCATCGCGTCGTGCTCGGTGCGCGACAGATCGCGCACCCGCACCAGGGTCGGATCGGTACGTCCGCCGGCGGAGCCGACCGCGATCACCGGCAGCTTGCGCCGCCGGCACCAGGCGATCAGCTCGACCTTGCTGCGGAAGCTGTCGCAGGCATCGAGCACCAGATCGAAGCGGCGGTCGAGCAGTTCGTCCAGGTTCGACGGGGTCAGAAAGCTCTGCACCGCATCGACTTCCATCGCTGGATTGATCGCGCGGCAGCGTTCGGCCATCGCCTCGACCTTGGCGCGGCCGTAGTGGCCGTCGAGCGCCGGCAATTGCCGGTTGGTGTTGGACACACACAGATCGTCGGCGTCGATCAGGGTCAGATGGCCGATGCCGGTGCGCGCCAGCGCCTCCACTGCCCAGGAGCCGACCCCGCCCATGCCGACCACGGCGATGCGGCATTGGCGGAAACGGGCGACGGAACCTTGTCCGTACAAACGGTCGATGCCGGCAAAACGCTCTTGCCAGACGGTGTCGGGAGATGCGGAAGTCATGCGCATAGTGTAGTGGCCCGGGCCGCCGATTCGGCCCGGTCGCGGCGGAAAGCACTGAGCCGCGGATGAGGCGACCGGGGCCGGGCGAGCCGGCGCCCTGCCCGCCCCACCCGTAGCGTCTCGGCCTGGATGCCGCGAACGCGCCGGACAGCACCTCGGCGATCGCCCACGAAGGCGCGAGTCCGCAGGTCCGTGCAAGCCGCCCTCGCCTCGCGAAAAGCCGTTCGCTTTCCATCGCCGCGTCCCGCCGTCAAGCAACCCGCCACCGATCGCCACGCGCCCGCGCAGGCGCCGCGTCCCCGTCCACTCGCAGGCACGCGTACACGCTCGCGCACGTGATCTGGACCTCACATCTGCGCATGCTATCGTTCGGCGATCTTGGATGGAGGCCAGGCAATGAGCGATACCCAGCCCACCAACGCCCCTGCGAAACGCAAAGGCAATGGTTCGAAGTACCTGTTCCTGTTTTTGATCGGCCTGGTCGGCGGCGTCATCGCCACCGTCATGGCGGTACGCGCGCTGGAACAGCGCAAGGACCATTTTCCCGACAGCGTCATGCATGTGCAGGCGTGGCATCTGGATCAGTTGCAAGCCAAGGTCAAGGAAAATCGCTGCGGCCCCACCGACACGCTGCCGCACATCAAGACGCTGCGCACGATGGCCGACGACCTGGATCCGGCCTTCCCCGATCTGAAGGACGATCAGCGCTTCTCGCAACATTCCAGCAAGATGCGCGCCGCGCTCGACGGCGCCCTGACCAGTCCGCCGGTCAGTTG is a genomic window containing:
- the asnB gene encoding asparagine synthase (glutamine-hydrolyzing), producing the protein MCGLAGLLRPRNDLDHEHLLALAGSMGDALRHRGPDDDGVWADPQTGIALAHRRLSILDLSPLGHQPMASADGRYVIAYNGEIYNFAELREQLLNLGRGFRGHSDTEVLLAAVVEWGVEAAIARCNGMFAIALWDRDRSELWLARDRVGKKPLYYGWAGDTLVFGSELKALWRHPQFDNGVDRNALALLLRYDYVPSPHCIHTDTFKIMPGALLRLDAATVAAGAAAHDPTRDQQRYWQAGERMAAAIAQPFDGDIDAAEDRLDDLLRDAVGLRMVADVPVGVFLSGGTDSSVVTSLMQALSAKPVQSFTIGFEGSHHDEAPLALEVARHLGTAHTELYVSGADALAVVPRLPAMFDEPFADASQVPTALVCKLARSLVTVALSGDGGDELFFGYKRYERALRNLRLLQRVPLPLRGWLAKAAQGHGEASRAGGFAAFAAEMGARGIGDVYRNRIVRWRFPEAAIPGAKLPPTLYDLADPLAGQGTPADAMMLADYSVYLPDDLLCKVDRASMAVGLEARAPLLDTNIAEFAWSLPLSYKRGESGSKHLLKRVLKRYLPDAMVDRGKRGFGAPVSQWLRGDLHDWAEALLDPQRLRAQGYFDAELVGGLWRSFVAGEKRWHTHLWNVLMFQAWHEHWREQRNLAGDAMARNSHGEGGL
- a CDS encoding YgfZ/GcvT domain-containing protein; its protein translation is MPDNPQALPGRAFALSGQYLIALEGRDAAAFAQAQFMNDVKSLADGHWQWNGWLTPKGRVIALFALLRLSEQKVWLLLPDADAAAMAQSLKRFVFRSKVAIDLREDWVIEGRHSAPEHANRAKIGGDEASGLELDFSGDGGARSLRIVPAGAKAEEDAAALARWTLADLRHGLPRLPASQAEQWTPQQLSLERLSAFSVKKGCYPGQEIVARTHFLGKAKRGLVLFESPAEVAAGAEVRGEAAVLGSVASTADAEAMHLALAVLPLDRPEGPASIDGHAVIEQTLLAGLER
- a CDS encoding DUF6116 family protein: MANPLLAPLMGFLGRLSYPRLFVVTATLFAFDLVIPDFVPFADEILLGLGTLLLANWKNRKAPQPPGIQPPSS
- a CDS encoding DUF1674 domain-containing protein yields the protein MIGETTPEARSDQQSETPATPVSETGGQSPSAKDAPVEHAPKEHGGREGLEPTRYGDWEKNGRCIDF
- a CDS encoding thiamine pyrophosphate-dependent enzyme, with protein sequence MKGLNRAEICDLNFVEFVNGWNGRGDARPAADEAILDGSALDARGFRELFESQLISRHLDLMARVLRVQNKVFYTIGSSGHEGNAMVARLTRHTDPAFLHYRSGGFMAERFRKLPGMDPVMDSALSFAASKDDPASGGRHKVWGSKPLWVLPQTSTIASHLPKALGTAVAIETARRLGHVLPIPDDSIAICSFGDASANHATAQTAFNAAAWTAYQKLPAPVLFVCEDNGIGISVKTPGGWIGNRFRSMDGLDYFAADGLDLASGYGDVQRAVEHCRRTRRPTFLHLRTTRIMGHAGTDFEIEWRSVEELCAVEASDPLLRSAAIALESGLMSKTDVLDLYEATRKRCFAAAEEADRRPKLDDLREVIAPLAPYSPAAVAKEAARADFAERRLEVFGGQAKLPENQPPRHLAIQINNALHDIFAKYPETLLFGEDVAQKGGVYTVTKGLQKAFGARRVFNTLLDETMILGMAQGFANVGLLPIPEIQYLAYFHNACDQIRGEAASLQFFSNNQYRNPMVVRIAGLGYQRGFGGHFHNDNSITALRDIPGLVVGCPSRGDDAATMLRTLTALAKTDGRVAVFLEPIALYMTKDLYEAGDGQWLTSYPGPTEAMTLGEGRVYGEGEDLVIFSYGNGVPMSLRAARQIEQSLGWKIRVVDLRWLVPLNDGYIAEQARNAKRVIVVDEGRRSAGVGEGVITALAEAGLGAVPMQRVVGVDTYTPLAGAAFLVIPGEDDIVRAADTLAKG
- a CDS encoding glutathione S-transferase family protein; translation: MITVHGFSPSGNCHKLRLLLEQLGERYDWVEVDSSQGQTRTPEFLALNPNGKVPVVEFSDGRTLSESNAILYYLADGSDFLPADLWQRAQALSWMNFEQYSHEPCIAVARFIAGWTPLDSPRRAELPKLRERGHQALAVMERHLQTHQWFTGDRYGIADIALHAYTDVAEHGGIALSPYPAIRAWLARVRATPGFIALPEPGPQAARLIAQTL
- a CDS encoding GNAT family N-acetyltransferase, whose translation is MTIPDIQLETPRLILRPPRLEDFDAWAAFMADGDHVRYVGGAQPRPLAWRAMMSVVGSWAVQGFAFFSVIEKSSGRWLGRLGPWYPEGWPGTEVGWGIVADANGKGYASEGSAAAIDWAVEQLGWTQIIHTIDPENVASKGVAGKLGSRFLRYGRLPEPYHEKQVEVWGQSADEWRARRKSGA
- a CDS encoding glycine zipper 2TM domain-containing protein; its protein translation is MNKNIIAVAIASLLVGGVAVAAFQSFRGTPATQAAALTPAPGEQLPAINGATPAGDLAASGAINTAPQVEYADVVNVKPINQKEKLYATVIGTDPVRETSTVSTPREVCQDVVVQERLPERDGNVGGTVAGAVIGGLLGNQVGGGNGRKAATAAGAVAGGFIGNRVDRNHVGGRVVNRTERQCHTTSDTSQSSRVVAYNVTFRNPDGTTGTMRTESKPGSRIALGNENKVVGYDVTYRYQGQEQTIRMDERPTQRLPVINGQVVTQTASVAAPDRG
- a CDS encoding acyl-CoA dehydrogenase family protein, producing the protein MALHPYDLYDVRSLLSEEERAVQDTVARFTDERVIPIIGDAFDQGRFPKELVPEIAELGLLGSSLPEKYGCAGLNAVSYGLICQELERGDSGIRSFVSVQSSLCMYPIYAYGTEEQRERWLPGMAKGQIIGCFGLTEPHGGSDPANMKTNAKKDGADWILNGSKMWITNGNLADIAIVWAQTEDGIQGFVVEKGMPGFAAQEIKHKMSLRASVTSSLFFDNVRVPEANRLPNVKGLKGPLGCLTQARYGITWGPIGAAIACLDEALNYTKERILFDRPVAATQSAQIKMAEMARRITLAQLLVVQLGRLKDAGNMQPTQVSLAKWNNCRMAIDIARECRDLLGGAGITTEHSAIRHALNLESVITYEGTETIHQLVVGRELTGINAF